The Methanomassiliicoccales archaeon genome includes a region encoding these proteins:
- a CDS encoding methylenetetrahydrofolate reductase C-terminal domain-containing protein encodes MIIAERKPLTEVIGMLDGTKEITVLGCRSCTAICLAGGEKEVNELTEALSLHSELKRKGWTVRSVTVERACEKEFLSPLEKREGTVVSLACGVGAQVAQAMFPSLRVVPGVDTSNMGAPEGLGVFMEKCAGCGDCILHLTAGICPIARCAKSLLNGPCGGSQNGKCEVSPDTPCAWDQIVQAQMAQSRADLLDVIIPPKDWRPSRHGGPRRIVNLEAAPGEVQKGWRGEE; translated from the coding sequence TTGATAATCGCCGAAAGGAAGCCGCTGACCGAGGTCATAGGGATGCTGGATGGAACGAAGGAGATCACCGTCCTCGGGTGCCGCTCCTGCACCGCTATCTGTCTCGCTGGAGGGGAGAAGGAGGTCAACGAGCTGACCGAGGCGCTCTCTTTGCACTCGGAACTGAAGAGAAAAGGCTGGACGGTACGCTCCGTCACCGTGGAACGGGCCTGCGAGAAGGAGTTCCTCTCTCCCCTGGAAAAGCGGGAGGGCACCGTGGTCAGCCTGGCCTGCGGCGTCGGCGCCCAGGTGGCGCAGGCGATGTTCCCGTCCTTGCGTGTCGTGCCCGGGGTGGACACCTCCAACATGGGCGCCCCGGAGGGCCTGGGCGTCTTCATGGAGAAGTGCGCCGGCTGCGGCGACTGCATCCTGCACCTTACGGCGGGGATTTGTCCCATCGCCCGCTGTGCCAAGAGCTTGCTCAACGGTCCCTGCGGCGGCAGCCAGAACGGCAAATGCGAGGTGTCCCCGGACACCCCCTGCGCCTGGGACCAGATCGTGCAGGCGCAAATGGCCCAGAGCAGGGCCGACCTACTGGACGTGATAATTCCTCCCAAGGACTGGCGCCCCAGCCGGCACGGCGGGCCAAGGCGAATCGTGAACCTGGAGGCCGCCCCCGGTGAGGTCCAGAAAGGATGGAGGGGTGAGGAATGA
- a CDS encoding iron-sulfur cluster assembly scaffold protein, protein MPLPYNAIVMEHFKNPRNVGKMENPDGKSTVGSPACGDMVSVYIEVDEKTKVITNVKFESYGCASNIATGSIITEMAKGKTLEEVKKITWKEASDALGGLPKIKSHCSVLAVEGLRDAITNYEEKHGLVVEKVPTTLEVIRRRLKNVLNPLTGLDIVRTNLVTEMGIKDGVVTIRVDLPEDHQFANNIKDEIKEKIENIWDVTRVDLFFKK, encoded by the coding sequence ATGCCATTGCCGTACAACGCCATCGTGATGGAGCATTTCAAGAACCCGCGCAACGTGGGAAAGATGGAGAACCCGGACGGGAAGTCCACCGTGGGCAGTCCGGCCTGCGGAGACATGGTCTCTGTCTACATAGAGGTGGACGAGAAGACCAAGGTGATAACGAACGTGAAGTTCGAATCGTACGGGTGCGCGTCCAACATCGCCACCGGTTCTATCATAACCGAGATGGCCAAGGGCAAGACCTTGGAGGAGGTCAAGAAGATCACCTGGAAGGAGGCGTCGGACGCCCTCGGCGGATTACCGAAGATCAAGTCGCACTGCTCGGTGCTCGCGGTGGAAGGGCTGCGCGACGCCATCACAAACTACGAAGAGAAGCACGGCCTGGTCGTAGAGAAGGTGCCTACAACCTTGGAGGTCATACGGCGCCGGCTGAAGAACGTGCTGAACCCGTTGACCGGGCTGGACATCGTACGGACGAACCTGGTGACGGAGATGGGGATCAAGGACGGCGTGGTCACCATACGTGTCGACCTGCCGGAGGACCACCAGTTCGCCAACAACATCAAGGACGAGATAAAGGAGAAGATAGAGAACATCTGGGACGTGACCCGGGTGGACCTCTTCTTTAAAAAGTGA
- a CDS encoding methylenetetrahydrofolate reductase, translating to MSVSLLQSTLDGGKFVVTMEIGPPKSCEPEHLRKMARELRGCAHAFNLTDNQAANVHMSSLASSLICMQEGLEPVMQMTCRDRNRIAMQSEVIGASALGIRNVLCLSGDHQVFGGQLQAKNVYDVDPLQQLMIFRRMRDEGRNWSGEALPQPPQLFLGAAANPFADPFEFRVTRLAKKVNAGAQFVQTQCVLDLERFKRFMELVRERGLQEKVHIIAGVIPLRSHKAALFMKDKVAGMSVPDFVVDRLRNAADPKEEGIRLCLETIEQLRCMDGVHGVHITAIAWEEIVPRLVREAGLMP from the coding sequence ATGAGCGTCAGCCTCCTACAGTCGACGCTCGACGGCGGCAAGTTCGTGGTCACCATGGAGATCGGCCCGCCCAAGTCCTGCGAGCCGGAACACCTGCGCAAGATGGCCCGAGAGCTCCGGGGCTGCGCCCACGCCTTCAACCTCACGGACAACCAGGCGGCCAACGTGCACATGTCCAGCTTGGCCTCCTCCTTGATATGTATGCAGGAAGGCCTGGAGCCGGTCATGCAGATGACCTGCCGGGACCGCAACCGCATCGCCATGCAGAGCGAGGTCATCGGGGCCAGCGCCCTGGGCATAAGGAACGTGCTGTGCCTGAGCGGCGACCACCAGGTCTTCGGGGGGCAGCTCCAGGCCAAGAACGTCTACGACGTCGACCCGCTGCAGCAGCTAATGATCTTCCGCCGCATGCGGGACGAGGGCAGGAACTGGTCCGGGGAAGCGCTCCCGCAGCCCCCGCAGCTGTTCCTCGGCGCGGCGGCCAACCCCTTCGCCGATCCCTTCGAGTTCCGCGTGACCCGCCTGGCCAAGAAGGTCAATGCCGGGGCGCAGTTCGTACAGACCCAGTGCGTCCTGGACCTGGAGAGGTTCAAGAGGTTCATGGAATTGGTCCGGGAGCGCGGGCTGCAGGAGAAGGTGCACATCATCGCCGGCGTCATCCCGCTGCGCTCGCACAAGGCGGCGCTGTTCATGAAGGACAAGGTGGCCGGAATGAGCGTCCCCGATTTCGTCGTGGACCGCCTGCGCAACGCCGCGGACCCCAAGGAGGAAGGCATCCGGCTCTGTCTGGAAACGATCGAGCAGCTGAGGTGCATGGACGGGGTGCACGGCGTGCACATCACCGCCATCGCCTGGGAGGAGATCGTGCCCCGCCTGGTCCGCGAGGCCGGTCTGATGCCGTAA
- a CDS encoding sulfurtransferase TusA family protein: MVELNVDCSGKNCPVPLIEMRKAIRKASKGDVVVITGDHPASKKEIPMAVGSLGQELVDVKETGDKWTIRIRKVKD, from the coding sequence ATGGTAGAGTTGAACGTCGATTGTTCAGGGAAGAATTGCCCGGTCCCCCTCATCGAAATGAGGAAGGCCATCAGGAAGGCGTCCAAGGGCGACGTGGTGGTGATCACCGGCGACCATCCCGCCTCCAAGAAGGAGATACCCATGGCCGTGGGATCTTTAGGCCAGGAGCTGGTGGACGTCAAGGAGACGGGGGACAAGTGGACCATCCGCATCCGCAAGGTGAAGGATTGA
- a CDS encoding cysteine desulfurase family protein, giving the protein MPIYMDNAAATRLDERVLDAMRPYFLDSYAVATSEFGYSMGLEARETLTEARQKLSQTLGVKDHELIFTSGDTESSNMALKGVALSLSKKKGKHILVNAIEDFPVLNSAKALERRGYKVTLLPVDTDGVLDLEALKSSLTKETILLSVQQANQEIGTLQDLKAVGEIAHDKDVLFHTDATHAYTRVPTDYGRLPVDMVTISAHTIHGPKGVGGLLVKEGTPLSKWMDGGFQENNLRAGLENIPGIVGFAKAVELVTEEENERLRQIRDTLIDRLLTEVEDTTLNGHRSQRVPQNANITYHYVEGESITLHLDMRGIMVSTGSACFSRSLEASHVIMGIGGDHERAHGSIRYSLGRFNRLEETGEVVEAMKDIVKRLREISPLKRGGK; this is encoded by the coding sequence TTGCCGATATACATGGACAATGCCGCCGCCACCCGCCTGGACGAGAGGGTGCTGGATGCCATGCGCCCCTATTTCCTGGACTCTTACGCCGTGGCCACCTCCGAGTTCGGCTACTCCATGGGCCTGGAGGCCAGGGAGACGTTGACGGAGGCCAGGCAGAAGCTGTCACAGACCCTCGGCGTCAAGGATCACGAGCTGATATTCACCTCTGGGGACACCGAGTCCAGCAACATGGCGCTGAAAGGGGTCGCATTATCTTTGAGTAAAAAGAAGGGAAAGCACATCTTGGTCAACGCCATCGAGGACTTCCCAGTGCTCAATTCGGCGAAGGCCCTGGAGAGACGGGGGTACAAGGTCACATTGCTGCCGGTGGACACGGACGGAGTGCTGGACCTGGAGGCCTTGAAGTCCTCCCTGACCAAGGAGACCATACTTCTCTCGGTGCAACAGGCCAATCAGGAGATCGGCACACTGCAGGACCTCAAGGCCGTCGGCGAGATAGCGCACGATAAGGACGTGCTATTCCACACCGACGCCACCCACGCCTACACCCGGGTGCCGACGGACTACGGGCGGTTACCTGTAGATATGGTGACCATCAGCGCCCACACCATTCACGGTCCCAAGGGGGTGGGCGGGCTGCTGGTGAAGGAGGGGACGCCCCTCTCCAAATGGATGGACGGCGGATTCCAGGAGAACAACCTGAGGGCCGGACTAGAGAACATACCCGGCATCGTAGGCTTCGCCAAGGCCGTGGAGCTGGTCACCGAGGAGGAGAACGAACGCCTGCGGCAGATCAGGGACACGCTGATCGACCGTCTACTGACCGAGGTGGAGGACACCACCCTCAACGGGCATCGCAGCCAACGCGTCCCACAGAACGCCAACATAACCTACCACTATGTGGAGGGCGAGTCGATAACCTTGCACCTGGACATGAGGGGGATAATGGTGTCCACCGGCTCCGCCTGCTTCAGCCGCTCGCTGGAGGCCAGCCACGTCATCATGGGCATCGGTGGGGACCATGAGCGGGCCCACGGTTCCATACGCTATTCGCTGGGACGGTTCAACCGCCTGGAGGAGACCGGGGAGGTCGTGGAGGCCATGAAGGACATCGTGAAGAGGCTGAGGGAGATCAGCCCTTTAAAGAGAGGAGGTAAGTGA
- a CDS encoding DsrE/DsrF/DrsH-like family protein, giving the protein MTEKATIIVHSGELDKIYSALIIGTGSLSMGIEVSLYFTFWGLQRLKKGGLDKGALSKMNMLGLGRWMVKKRMKAAGVEELYKLMSDFRELGGKIIACEMTMEVMGISRSDLREDLIDEYGAIGTYVNEAKGSQITLFI; this is encoded by the coding sequence ATGACAGAGAAGGCCACCATAATCGTGCACAGCGGAGAACTGGACAAGATCTACAGCGCCCTCATAATCGGTACCGGTTCGCTCTCTATGGGCATAGAGGTGTCGCTCTACTTCACCTTCTGGGGGCTGCAGCGCCTGAAGAAGGGCGGATTGGACAAAGGGGCGCTATCCAAAATGAACATGCTCGGCCTGGGGCGGTGGATGGTCAAGAAGCGCATGAAGGCCGCTGGGGTCGAGGAACTATACAAACTTATGAGCGACTTCCGCGAGCTCGGGGGGAAGATAATCGCCTGCGAGATGACCATGGAGGTCATGGGGATATCGCGCTCTGACCTGCGCGAGGACCTTATCGACGAGTACGGAGCGATCGGGACGTACGTGAACGAGGCCAAAGGCTCGCAGATAACACTGTTCATCTGA